Proteins encoded together in one Ipomoea triloba cultivar NCNSP0323 chromosome 4, ASM357664v1 window:
- the LOC116017460 gene encoding probable pre-mRNA-splicing factor ATP-dependent RNA helicase DEAH2, whose translation MGTERKRKVSLFDVVDDATTKISKLNGVGAALQPNNAAMSSSVNSWTGRPYSQRYYEILEKRKTLPVWHQKEEFLQVLKANQTLILVGETGSGKTTQIPQFVLDAVDVETPDKRRKYMIGCTQPRRVAAMSVSRRVAEEMDVTIGEEVGYSIRFEDCSGARTVLKYLTDGMLLREAMTDPLLERYKVIILDEAHERTLATDVLFGLLKEVLKNRSDLKLVVMSATLEAEKFQGYFNGAPLMKVPGRLHPVEIFYTQEPERDYLEAAIRTVVQIHMCEPPGDILVFLTGEEEIEDACRKITKEINNLGDQVGPVKAVPLYSTLPPAMQQKIFEAAPPPLVEGGPPGRKVVVSTNIAETSLTIDGIVYVIDPGFAKQKVYNPRVRVESLLVSPISKASAHQRSGRAGRTQPGKCYRLYTEKSFHNDLQPQTYPEILRSNLANTVLTLKKLGIDDLVHFDFMDPPAPETLMRALEVLNYLGALDDDGNLTKLGEIMSEFPLDPQMGKMLVVSPEFNCSNEILSVSAMLSVPNCFVRPREAQKAADEAKGRFSHIDGDHLTLLNVYHAYKQNKEDPQWCYENFVNHRALKSADNVRQQLSRIMTRFNLKLCSTDFNSRDYYVNIRKAMLAGYFMQVAHLERTGHYLTVKDNQVVHLHPSNCLDHKPEWVIYNEYVLTSRNFIRTVTDIRGEWLVDIAPHYYDLSNFPQCEAKHVLDRLYKKRERDREQNKKKK comes from the exons ATGGGAACCGAGAGGAAGAGAAAGGTGAGTTTGTTCGACGTCGTGGACGACGCCACCACCAAGATCTCCAAGCTCAACGGTGTTGGTGCCGCGCTTCAGCCCAACAACGCCGCCATGTCCTCTTCCGTCAATAGCTGGACCGGCAGGCCCTACTCCCAGAGGTACTATGAGATCTTGGAGAAGAGGAAGACTCTTCCTGTTTGGCACCAGAAAGAGGAGTTCCTGCAGGTCTTGAAAGCCAATCAAACCCTCATCTTGGTCGGCGAAACTGGTAGTGGTAAAACCACTCAG ATACCTCAGTTTGTTCTTGATGCTGTTGATGTTGAGACCCCTGATAAGCGAAGGAAGTATATGATTGGATGCACTCAACCTCGGAGGGTTGCTGCAATGTCTGTTTCTCGTCGAGTCGCTGAAGAGATGGATGTGACCATTGGAGAGGAAGTGGGTTATAGCATTCGTTTTGAAGACTGCAGTGGTGCTCGGACAGTTTTGAA GTACTTGACTGATGGTATGCTGTTAAGAGAAGCCATGACAGATCCTCTCCTGGAAAGATACAAGGTTATAATTCTTGATGAAGCTCATGAAAGGACACTGGCAACTGATGTTCTCTTTGGGCTTCTTAAGGAGGTGTTGAAAAATAGGTCAGATCTCAAGTTAGTTGTTATGAGTGCCACACTCGAGGCTGAGAAGTTTCAGGGTTATTTTAATGGTGCACCTCTCATGAAAGTTCCTGGTCGGCTTCATCCTGTGGAAATCTTTTACACTCAGGAGCCTGAGAGGGACTATCTTGAAGCAGCTATTCGGACTGTGGTGCAGATACATATGTGTGAGCCTCCTGGTGACATCCTTGTTTTTCTCACTGGAGAAGAGGAGATTGAGGATGCATGTCggaaaataacaaaagaaattaacaaTTTGGGAGATCAAGTGGGCCCTGTTAAAGCTGTTCCTCTTTATTCTACACTTCCACCTGCTATGCAACAGAAGATTTTTGAAGCTGCTCCTCCCCCACTAGTGGAAGGTGGTCCTCCTGGAAGGAAGGTTGTTGTGTCCACAAATATTGCTGAGACGTCATTGACTATAGATGGTATTGTATATGTTATAGACCCAGGGTTTGCAAAGCAAAAAGTTTATAATCCTAGGGTACGTGTTGAATCATTGTTGGTTTCTCCAATTTCAAAGGCAAGTGCTCACCAGAGATCTGGGCGTGCTGGAAGAACGCAACCTGGAAAATGTTATAGACTTTATACAGAAAAGAGTTTTCATAATGATCTTCAACCACAGACCTATCCAGAAATACTTCGGTCGAACCTTGCCAATACAGTTCTAACTTTGAAGAAGCTAGGGATAGATGACCTGGTCCATTTTGATTTCATGGATCCCCCGGCACCTGAAACATTAATGAGAGCCTTGGAGGTTTTGAATTACCTTGGTGCCTTGGATGATGATGGAAACTTGACCAAGCTGGGTGAGATCATGAGTGAGTTCCCCCTAGATCCTCAAATGGGAAAAATGCTTGTTGTCAGCCCAGAATTCAACTGCTCCAATGAGATTCTTTCTGTTTCTGCCATGCTATCAG TACCAAATTGCTTTGTCCGGCCTAGGGAGGCTCAAAAAGCTGCAGATGAAGCGAAAGGTCGTTTTAGTCACATTGATGGAGATCACCTCACGCTGCTGAATGTGTACCATGCTTACAAGCAAAACA aggaggatccaCAATGGTGCTATGAGAATTTCGTTAATCACAGGGCTCTCAAGTCTGCAGATAATGTAAGGCAGCAACTCTCACGCATTATGACAAGATTCAACCTCAAGCTGTGTAGCACAGACTTCAACAGCCGTGACTACTATGTCAACATAAGAAAGGCCATGTTAGCTGGTTATTTCATGCAGGTGGCTCATTTGGAACGTACTGGTCACTATCTGACAGTGAAGGACAATCAA GTGGTTCACTTGCATCCTTCAAATTGCCTGGATCATAAGCCAGAATGGGTTATATACAATGAATATGTGTTAACAAGCAGGAATTTCATCCGGACTGTTACTGATATTCGTGGTGAATG GTTGGTTGATATAGCTCCACACTATTATGATCTCTCAAATTTCCCCCAGTGTGAAGCAAAGCATGTACTTGATAGACTATACAAGAAGAGGGAGAGAGATAGAGagcaaaacaagaaaaagaagtaA